The Reichenbachiella carrageenanivorans region CGACAACTTCGAATGGGCCGAAGGGTACACGCAACGATTCGGATTGATACATACCAATTTTGAGACTCAAGAGCGGATCATCAAGGATTCAGGACATTGGTATAAGCGGTTTCTGCAATCGGCCAGAGTGCGCAATTTGGTAGAGCAGTAAATATAGGCTTGCGCCAATTGTTGCGCGCTTAGTTAGGCTTGATTAGACCTTCTTCTAAAAGCTCTTTAATGACGATCTCAGTCATTTCACTTTTGAATTTGAACTCGTCACGGATCTCTAGTACATAGGCTTTGATCTTCATTTTAAATAAAGGGCCTTTTGGATGTAGCTCGTTGGAAAAGACGACCACTATGGGTTTATTTAAAAATACATACTTGGAAACTTGAGCTGCTTGTGTGGCTATGGCTCTGGCTCGGGTAGTGTCTACATCTATCGGAAGGTAGATTTCTGATACTACTTGACAGTTGGCTTCTCCAGCATTGGCATTGGCTACCGATCGATTCATGATTTCCCCATTAGGGATTGTTACGAGGTTGTCGTCTGGGGTGACAATGCGAGTAGAGCGCAGGCCAATTTCTACTACTTCACCATATGTATCACCTACCTGTATTTTATCGCCAGAGTTGAACGGACGATCAAATAGAATCATAATACCACCAAAGATGTTTTTGAGTATGTCTTGAGAGGCAAAACCTACGGCTACGCCAATAGATGCGGAGAAAGCCAATACAGTGGCTGTAGGAGGCTGGTATATGCCTGCCACGATCAAAAAAATCACAATCACCCAGCCCATGATTTTGACTACTGGGGTGAGGCTTTTTATCGTGATACGGTGCTTGATGCTCTGCTCGGCGAATATTTCCAGAATGTGTGAAATGAACCGAATAGCAAAATATCCTACTAGAATAAAAATCAAACTCCAAAACAGTTTGGACATAGAAATCAATTTGGCTACTGGCGGTGGTTTGGTCAGGTCTACTTTGTCCTTTTTATTGGCCGCATCAGCTTTGTCCATGGCTACGATCGTCGAGTCCAATACCTGACTAGGGTTGGCCTTGGAAGTCTTAGTAGAATCGGCCTTTGGTTGTGCTTGCTGTTGTTGTGCGATCGCGAATGACGACAGCAAGAGCACAAAGCCTATGAGTAGTAGCTTTTTCATCTTAGTGAATTAAATTTCTTGATTTTAGCAAGCTGATTGTATTTCTATATACTATGGGGTTGATCATAAATTGTTCGCCAGTTTTGGCCAACAGTCCATCTTCCAATAAGGCCAGTAGGGTCAGGTCGCTGTAGTTGTGTGTGACATTGAGTACATCGGCCAGTTGTGTTACTGTCAGCCCATCATGCAGAATGAGTGCATGCAATGCATAGAGTTTGTTCATGGATAGCACGTTCAAAAAGTTGAGATTTGGCTTTTTGAATGTGCCAATCGTGATGGTGCTTTCGTCTATTTCTTTGGTAGATAGTA contains the following coding sequences:
- a CDS encoding mechanosensitive ion channel family protein; the protein is MKKLLLIGFVLLLSSFAIAQQQQAQPKADSTKTSKANPSQVLDSTIVAMDKADAANKKDKVDLTKPPPVAKLISMSKLFWSLIFILVGYFAIRFISHILEIFAEQSIKHRITIKSLTPVVKIMGWVIVIFLIVAGIYQPPTATVLAFSASIGVAVGFASQDILKNIFGGIMILFDRPFNSGDKIQVGDTYGEVVEIGLRSTRIVTPDDNLVTIPNGEIMNRSVANANAGEANCQVVSEIYLPIDVDTTRARAIATQAAQVSKYVFLNKPIVVVFSNELHPKGPLFKMKIKAYVLEIRDEFKFKSEMTEIVIKELLEEGLIKPN